A genomic segment from Mastomys coucha isolate ucsf_1 unplaced genomic scaffold, UCSF_Mcou_1 pScaffold7, whole genome shotgun sequence encodes:
- the LOC116081827 gene encoding putative serine protease 47 isoform X2, producing MGTRAVRIPCGPGPLLWLLLLLLPLSPKADPVLKPSIPSPPKVPGLALGKPQPQQGWEPSASRNQDLVNRSVCGKPKMVGKVFGGQDTLAGRWPWQASLLYRGVHLCGAVLIDSHWLVSTAHCFLNKSQAPEDYEVLLGNNQLYQETKHTQKISVNHIINHPDFEKFHSFGSDIAMLQLRLPVNFTSYVVPACLPSKDTQLSNHTSCWITAKLLPPFSLQEGEVGIIENEFCNALYGQRPDQSRNYVHEEMLCAGGLSTGKSICRGDSGGPLICYHISAWVLVGLASWGLDCRHPIYPSVFTRVTYFADWITQVKRLTPFPEPGSVSLHTELQPRPLKAAGSLQPCNIFMATQIWFLLFFIPTAPQWAPG from the exons ATGGGCACAAGGGCGGTGAGGATCCCCTGTGGGCCCGGCCCCCTCCTCTGGCTCCTGCTGTTACTGCTGCCCCTGAGCCCCAAGGCCGATCCTGTCCTAAAGCCTAGCATTCCCAGCCCTCCAAAGGTTCCTGGGCTAGCACTTGGAAAACCTCAGCCACAGCAAGGCTGGGAACCATCGGCCAGCAGGAACCAGGATCTTGTGAACAGATCAG TGTGTGGGAAACCGAAGATGGTTGGGAAAGTGTTCGGTGGCCAGGACACATTGGCTGGCCGGTGGCCATGGCAGGCCAGCCTGCTGTACCGGGGCGTGCATCTCTGTGGAGCTGTCCTCATAGATTCCCACTGGCTGGTTTCCACAGCCCACTGCTTTCTAAA CAAATCCCAGGCCCCAGAGGACTATGAGGTACTGTTGGGGAATAATCAGTTGTACCAGGAAACAAAGCACACTCAGAAGATTTCTGTGAACCATATCATCAATCATCCAGACTTTGAGAAGTTTCATTCTTTTGGGAGTGACATTGCAATGCTGCAGCTGCGTCTGCCTGTAAACTTCACATCCTATGTTGtacctgcctgcctcccatcCAAAGACACACAGCTCTCCAACCACACATCCTGTTGGATAACTG CAAAACTGTTACCACCATTCTCGCTCCAGGAGGGTGAGGTGGGCATCATTGAGAATGAGTTCTGTAATGCCTTGTATGGGCAAAGACCAGACCAAAGCAGGAACTATGTACATGAGGAAATGCTGTGTGCAGGGGGGCTCTCCACAGGAAAGTCCATCTGCAGG GGTGATTCTGGGGGCCCCCTCATCTGCTACCACATCAGTGCATGGGTCCTAGTAGGACTAGCCAGCTGGGGCCTGGACTGCCGGCATCCCATTTACCCCAGCGTCTTCACCAGAGTCACCTACTTCGCTGACTGGATCACCCAAGTCAAGAGACTCACTCCATTTCCAGAACCTGGATCTGTGTCTCTTCACACAGAACTTCAGCCCAGacctctgaaggctgctggctCCCTACAACCCTGCAACATCTTTATGGCTACACAAATATGGTTCCTGCTATTCTTTATCCCCACAGCTCCACAGTGGGCCCCAGGGTGA
- the LOC116081827 gene encoding putative serine protease 47 isoform X1, with translation MGTRAVRIPCGPGPLLWLLLLLLPLSPKADPVLKPSIPSPPKVPGLALGKPQPQQGWEPSASRNQDLVNRSVCGKPKMVGKVFGGQDTLAGRWPWQASLLYRGVHLCGAVLIDSHWLVSTAHCFLNKSQAPEDYEVLLGNNQLYQETKHTQKISVNHIINHPDFEKFHSFGSDIAMLQLRLPVNFTSYVVPACLPSKDTQLSNHTSCWITGWGMLSEDTKLLPPFSLQEGEVGIIENEFCNALYGQRPDQSRNYVHEEMLCAGGLSTGKSICRGDSGGPLICYHISAWVLVGLASWGLDCRHPIYPSVFTRVTYFADWITQVKRLTPFPEPGSVSLHTELQPRPLKAAGSLQPCNIFMATQIWFLLFFIPTAPQWAPG, from the exons ATGGGCACAAGGGCGGTGAGGATCCCCTGTGGGCCCGGCCCCCTCCTCTGGCTCCTGCTGTTACTGCTGCCCCTGAGCCCCAAGGCCGATCCTGTCCTAAAGCCTAGCATTCCCAGCCCTCCAAAGGTTCCTGGGCTAGCACTTGGAAAACCTCAGCCACAGCAAGGCTGGGAACCATCGGCCAGCAGGAACCAGGATCTTGTGAACAGATCAG TGTGTGGGAAACCGAAGATGGTTGGGAAAGTGTTCGGTGGCCAGGACACATTGGCTGGCCGGTGGCCATGGCAGGCCAGCCTGCTGTACCGGGGCGTGCATCTCTGTGGAGCTGTCCTCATAGATTCCCACTGGCTGGTTTCCACAGCCCACTGCTTTCTAAA CAAATCCCAGGCCCCAGAGGACTATGAGGTACTGTTGGGGAATAATCAGTTGTACCAGGAAACAAAGCACACTCAGAAGATTTCTGTGAACCATATCATCAATCATCCAGACTTTGAGAAGTTTCATTCTTTTGGGAGTGACATTGCAATGCTGCAGCTGCGTCTGCCTGTAAACTTCACATCCTATGTTGtacctgcctgcctcccatcCAAAGACACACAGCTCTCCAACCACACATCCTGTTGGATAACTGGTTGGGGAATGCTTTCTGAAGATA CAAAACTGTTACCACCATTCTCGCTCCAGGAGGGTGAGGTGGGCATCATTGAGAATGAGTTCTGTAATGCCTTGTATGGGCAAAGACCAGACCAAAGCAGGAACTATGTACATGAGGAAATGCTGTGTGCAGGGGGGCTCTCCACAGGAAAGTCCATCTGCAGG GGTGATTCTGGGGGCCCCCTCATCTGCTACCACATCAGTGCATGGGTCCTAGTAGGACTAGCCAGCTGGGGCCTGGACTGCCGGCATCCCATTTACCCCAGCGTCTTCACCAGAGTCACCTACTTCGCTGACTGGATCACCCAAGTCAAGAGACTCACTCCATTTCCAGAACCTGGATCTGTGTCTCTTCACACAGAACTTCAGCCCAGacctctgaaggctgctggctCCCTACAACCCTGCAACATCTTTATGGCTACACAAATATGGTTCCTGCTATTCTTTATCCCCACAGCTCCACAGTGGGCCCCAGGGTGA
- the LOC116081543 gene encoding LOW QUALITY PROTEIN: spermatogenesis-associated protein 31D4-like (The sequence of the model RefSeq protein was modified relative to this genomic sequence to represent the inferred CDS: inserted 2 bases in 2 codons; deleted 3 bases in 2 codons) has translation MENILSFLNRSWLGFGSTFLDTTSNYIFLSGVGSILLYLWYLILKSFFPPPWKSQNIKKCQGIAHKGRRRLLKGCRTTQRKKQEQRKLLSVVQNPVSELYDSSNFRQLLCPDSFCGVCNGATAKISHLFSQATLQDGAVSMSSLDSTVSMTETSLTLSLPLPENIVGWPISDPTYEPSLQPSSIISPHQSVHLEDTLSASPLGDSPLSESIPPVNAKSPLDHDSLHPLACLPLPQQHATQETELLLQPTSVLSLVGSPRDLFTNVPINNGICSLSHAVPEFIQQQTDTGNSSQLEPAHSANQELLDPHYPDSYLWESTTSYLTLPGNLHFSSLGAVALLETQDGRRDDSLQPWGETSEFDNQNLTVSHPLGSSKERLHIPLQLSYSKTSEDQLEDKHTRFFWGLPSLHSESMNSTATLLTDSSLISRCFNRFLDSPMLTXTPLPLPESQLYNLSQSLSQSQFQPVPQANPQAQLQPSTPVLSLHSQLRICGVYFHSPQDETQPLEPSAIHWLEYSVLKKEQERVWGLPTIVKNSQQEFCPPASNPSLVSQPSKTRVPMSVSLENCLITSELRKKFEHHLRKRLILQCWGLPKRIRESLLWRNPQAXLPELPSSKSNYGLSWIPFFKQQGRKDLYNTALSQPGSFPIKQLEKKLLKTKGYSLETVQKQQTRSNTKSTLDNGLQSDCETNLQCHSDRLSCKPSGTSELSQCQKELETSLKEHLTTHLNETIEGHITSIMSRSRYGPFSFTSCMNNEEHKAQKLPDNKDGRVKSISTMKMSVMQQTFFVLDNTSLEESKGNRYSSHVPRMLAAILGKRLSSGKTVQRPQATTMIDKKVFESNKVSKGGQLSGLQPPSTKILNTSQCKSAQGAEGNTTKAQNTLLAGRA, from the exons ATGGAGAACatcctctcttttttaaatagaTCATGGTTAGGCTTTGGATCAACATTCTTGGATACTACCTCCAATTACATCTTTCTGAGTGGAGTGGGGTCTATTCTTCTATACCTATGGTATTTGATATTGAAATCATTTTTCCCACCACCTTGGAAAAGTCAGAACATCAAAAAG TGCCAGGGCATAGCACACAAAGGGAGGAGGAGGTTACTTAAAG GTTGTAGAACTACCCAGAGGAAAAAACAGGAGCAGAGGAAGCTGTTGTCTGTTGTGCAAAA CCCCGTAAGTGAACTGTATGATTCTTCCAACTTTCGGCAACTACTATGTCCAGATTCCTTCTGTGGTGTGTGTAATGGAGCAACTGCTAAGATCAGTCATCTGTTTTCTCAGGCCACCCTCCAAGATGGTGCTGTCTCTATGTCCAGTCTGGACTCCACAGTTTCTATGACTGAGACATCACTGACTTTGTCCCTTCCTCTCCCAGAAAATATTGTAGGATGGCCAATTTCAGACCCTACATATGAGCCTTCTCTACAGCCTTCCTCCATTATTTCACCTCACCAGAGTGTGCACCTGGAAGACACACTTTCTGCCTCACCACTGGGTGACTCTCCATTATCAGAGTCTATTCCTCCTGTGAATGCTAAATCCCCACTGGACCATGATTCtctccatccacttgcctgtttACCTCTCCCACAACAACATGccactcaggaaacagaactgCTTCTCCAACCAACAAGTGTTCTCTCTCTGGTGGGCAGCCCTAGGGATCTTTTCACTAATGTCCCAATAAATAATGGCATTTGCAGTTTAAGTCATGCAGTGCCAGAATTTATCCAGCAGCAGACTGATACAGGCAACTCTTCCCAGTTGGAGCCAGCACATTCAGCTAACCAAGAGCTTCTTGATCCCCATTATCCTGACTCCTACTTATGGGAAAGCACCACAAGCTACCTCACACTGCCTGGAAACCTTCATTTTTCCAGCCTTGGTGCCGTGGCACTACTTGAGAcacaagatggaaggagggatGATTCACTTCAACCTTGGGGGGAAACCTCA GAGTTTGATAATCAGAACTTGACAGTTTCCCATCCTTTGGGGAGCAGCAAAGAGAGACTTCACATACCCCTGCAGTTGTCTTATTCCAAGACCTCTGAAGATCAGCTAGAGGATAAACACACCCGGTTCTTCTGGGGACTCCCttctctacacagtgagtccatGAACTCTACTGCTACTTTGTTGACTGACAGTTCCCTGATCTCTAGATGCTTCAACAGATTCTTAGATTCCCCAATGCTTA ATACACCTCTGCCCTTGCCTGAAAGTCAACTATATAACTTGTCCCAAAGTCTGTCCCAATCTCAGTTCCAACCTGTCCCTCAAGCCAACCCCCAGGCCCAGCTTCAACCCTCAACTCCAGTGCTGTCACTTCATTCCCAACTTAGGATCTGTGGGGTGTATTTTCACAGCCCCCAGGATGAGACTCAACCTCTTGAGCCATCGGCAATCCACTGGCTGGAATACAGTGTCTTGaaaaaggaacaggaaagagTATGGGGTTTACCCACTATAGTCAAAAATTCCCAGCAAGAATTTTGTCCCCCAGCTTCCAATCCCTCACTGGTCAGTCAGCCCTCCAAGACCCGTGTTCCAATGTCCGTCTCTCTTGAAAACTGCCTTATCACCAGTGAGCTCCGGAAGAAATTTGAGCATCATCTTCGAAAAAGGCTCATTCTACAATGCTGGGGCCTGCCCAAGAGGATCCGTGAGTCTCTGTTATGGAGGAATCCTCAGG AACTTCCAGAGTTACCTTCATCCAAAAGCAACTATGGGCTTTCATGGATCCCTTTCTTTAAGCAACAGGGCAGGAAAGACCTCTACAACACTGCATTGAGCCAACCTGGAAGCTTCCCAATAAAGCAATTAGAGAAGAAACTGTTGAAAACAAAGGGATATAGCCTAGAAACTGTTCAAAAACAGCAGACACGGAGTAACACTAAGAGCACTCTAGATAATGGCCTGCAATCTGACTGTGAGACAAACCTACAATGCCACTCAGACCGTCTTTCATGCAAACCTTCAGGGACCTCAGAGCTGAGCCAATGTCAGAAAGAACTTGAAACTTCTCTGAAAGAACATTTGACCACACATCTCAATGAAACCATTGAGGGTCATATCACTAGCATTATGTCCAGATCAAGGTATGGTCCTTTCTCTTTTACCTCTTGCATGAACAATGAAGAACACAAGGCCCAGAAGCTGCCTGATAACAAGGATGGGCGTGTAAAGAGCATTTCTACAATGAAAATGTCTGTCATGCAACAGACATTCTTTGTCTTAGACAACACCAGCCTGGAAGAATCAAAGGGCAATAGATACAGCTCACATGTGCCCAGAATGTTGGCTGCAATCTTGGGTAAGAGACTAAGTTCTGGCAAAACAGTCCAGCGCCCTCAAGCAACAACAATGATTGACAAAAAAGTATTTGAATCCAATAAGGTCAGTAAGGGA GGGCAGCTGAGTGGTCTTCAACCTCCATCTACTAAGATCTTGAATACCAGCCAGTGTAAGAGTGCTCAAGGGGCAGAGGGGAATACAACAAAAGCACAAAATACACTGTTAGCTGGAAGGGCCTGA